The Alosa sapidissima isolate fAloSap1 chromosome 12, fAloSap1.pri, whole genome shotgun sequence nucleotide sequence ctttatttcgcTCTCCTTCCCTCGCTCCCCCATCCACCCTCTTTTTAAAGTCTTCCTTTCTCTACTCTAAATAATGTGCTGCTTTGCTGCATGATGCGACGTGTTGGTGAAGTGTTGGCAGTCGACATTTTCACAAGTTCTCCCACAGACaagcctctctgtctctgtcaaaTTTGATCTCATCAGGCCGCTTTCCTCCCTTCTTTATTCCAGCCTGTGGCTCACGTGCCGCACCGCCACCCACACATTTAAATAAACATGTACAGGGAATTTTCCAGTCATCTTCCAGACGGGCCTGTGTTTCCCCAATCAACATGGCCGCTTTAAGCAGCcattggtttgttttgtttgttttttggttaGTGGTGCATTGCTTGGGCTTGCCTTCTCTGAAACTACAAATCCCTcgcctttatttttttttatgtgtgcgcGGCCACCAAGACTTAAGTGGCCTACAGCTGTCTGGTGCTTTTGTTGTGTTAGAGGCAGTTAATCCACATGTGGTCCTGTTTGCGGGACACTGTGTGTCTCTTCTGAGTGCTTTGCTTTGgatgcatctctctcttcacttgGATGCTGTTTATTTGGACAGCCTGTGAGTTGCACGCACTGCTATCACTGTTCTTCCAACCTAGCTACACAACCTCAACAAGTGTAAACAAAGACCTGTTTACCTAAACTCATAACACCAGGGCCTTTTTCGTTTCAGGCAGGGGGCCATATGTGCTGAGTTAGGGTGGAAGGCTAATTTTAGGCTAATAGGCTGCTGGTACAGGTTGGCTAAGAGGGCAGCTGCTCACGCAAGACCAGCACTGTTTGCCCAGAGTATCAGTCTTGCCCTGTTGTGCCGTTCCCCTGTCCACACATTCCACCGGTGACCCCCCTACACCTAAGCTGCACGTGGAAGTATGCTATTTACAGCAACAAGAGAAAAGTTCAGCAAGTACCCCTGACCCTGATATTGTTCAGCAGTTTTCATGTCTCATTTAGCCTGTGCTATTTGTGAATGACAATATGATGTTTTGAATGCAGGAGCAGAGATGGAAATAGTAGCACATTAATGTATCTGAACAAGTGTTAATACGCAACAAGTATCTGAACAACAGAATTTTGTAAACTCATTTTCATTTATGCCTTGAAATAATCTATGTAATCCTAGAATAATCTGTTATTGCAAAGCCACCGGGACTTTAATGCGGCTATTCTGCAAAACAGTTCTTTTTCAATAGTTAAAGTAAACAGAGAAGTCCTCAAATATTTGACTGAGTGGTCAGCCTCTTTTCTGTAATCGAGTACTTGAACCCAATGGCAGGTAGGACAACCCTGGCCCAAGGCTGGGTACAGAGGTTGCACTTGTTTTTCTGATGACTGGCAAAAATCCTGCTAGTTCACTGAAAGGATATCCTGTGAATAGCACAGCCCGTGGCATAGCACCAGCACAAGGCAGAGATGTTCCTCCCCACTTCAGACTTGGGAAATATGGGTGAAAggtacaaaaacaaaaccagcTGGAAACTTTTCTCCCCTCCCCTAAGGAACTAACTGAGCAGGTCATGGAACATGACAAATTGCTCTGTAAtagctttgtgtgtgtagagagagagagataaaagtaTTTAATATTTGCAACTAACTCATCAAAGAGGATTTGAAGACAAATGAAAGCTTACGCCTTTAGCATGATGTGATGTTAGTATTAAACGAACAGACAACAAATGCAACATTTAGGGCTGTCCATTCCAAGAACATTACGCAAGCCTTAAAATAACACTGACGAAAACAGACCACATTTAAGTGGAGCTTTTCTTTGTACTGTACAAAAATCAATATGTGCTATGAGGTCTTAATGCATAGTGGTTTAACCTCTCAAACCACCAAATATGCATTCACAGATATATCCATTGGATTTTTTTGGGGGAAATGGAGACATGCACTGCATAGTACGCTCTCTCTCAGCAGGCAGCTAAATGTTTCCCATGAGTGTACTGTATTTCTCCTGTGAATAAGAGACCACAATGTTCTCTGAGAGGATAGTCTTAACACCCCATCTGTCTGCTTAGTTGTACACTGACCGTCCTTAGTCTGATAACGTAGAGCCGGGAACTAGATTAGTACCAGATCAATGATACTTCAGCAAGATGACCTACATTAGAGTGGCCCGTGATGAGCATTTAATGCTGTGTACGCAGATGTGACGTTATTTACAGTTTGATAACTATTTGTCAGAGGTAATCAGTGTTTTAATGAATTATTAAAGTATTTTGCatattaacctgttgaggagtgaattctttaagacaatgccgttccccagagagtgaattattttcctggctcCTTCTAGAATCCTACGCAAACGTTCTATAGTATCAGTGTTCTTAAAATGAGTCATGTTATAGAACCTTTTCCGTAAatgttctaatcacatatttgtgatcgTACTCCCAGGGGCCGAGCTGCATctgatcacatatttgtgaccgtactcctcaacaggttaattgGATATACAAAATGCTAAAAGTGTTTTCTTGATGAAGATAACGAAAAGGTCACTAAGTTGATTGTTAGTCTATGAACCATGACCATGAGATGAGAGATGCTAAAACGCGATAATCGTGCCTTTTTTATCACCTCATTAAGATAACAGAACGTAACACAGAATCACATGCTAACTGTTAGATAATGTATCTGTGGCTGTTGAAGAAAATATCTCTGTAGGCCCAGTCACACAGATAAATATTCCCAATTATCAGCAAGATAACACTAATCCTccatcagtgttttttttttttttgcaccttTTAGATTACGGATACTCGTACTACTAGCTTGTTAAAGTGACCCGCCTATTGGCCTTCCATATAATAACAAAGTATTCTGTGTTCTCCAAATTCTTATGTCTGAGCACGTGAAAATGTTGCCAGTGTTTGAACTCGCTGTTCTCGGCCAACAAGTACCTTAATCTAATTCAGTCTCGTGACATTCACCCAACAATGAGCCAGCCACAGCAGTGGTCAGTGTTGGCTGGCTATATCAAAGCTGGAGACATTTGAATCAGTTGGTATCCAATTGCAACTTATATTTTCTATTAAATGGTGAGCTCATCTGGGAAAAATCTGTTCAGACCTTGTGCGTGATGGTCAGTAGTCAAGGACAATTTTGATAATGTAGGGTTGTTCAAGTAACTTAAGGGCAATATTCCCAAAGAACAATCCAGAGACAGTATTAAGGTAAAATtagtgtgtgttcttttttttttttttttttaatatcacGATAAGAAACAAGTTCATCCATTTGGAGAAGTTAAAACTGTAGCCACAACTGGCCTTtaacaatacaaataaaaacccTTCATCTAAGAGAACAAGAGGAAAGGCAGACACAGGGACCCGTCCATGCGTACAAAAACACTCAATGCATGTTGGACCCCACACAGAATAGTACCGCACGTCAAGAATCAGACTTTTGATCCAAGATGAACCACAAGATATCAGCACTCGTTTTAAAAAGGAACAGATCAACAGATCTGGCTTAGTTAAAACTATGTTAGAAAGACATTACATGCTAATTCACAGAAGTTTAGAAATGTCAGACACTTTTACATTTCATACGATCTACACAAGGGGAATCCAACCAAGTGTAGAGAAGTTAGGTCCATAGCAACAATTTTAAAACAGGACAGTAATGGCAGTGAACAGGCTAAAAAAAAATATGGGTGAATATGACCCAATGTGCACATTTGAATGAAATTCACACACCTCttctgacaaaaacaaaaatccaTCTAGGTTATACCTTGTATTGGATTGACCAGTCAACATGAATACAAGGGTTTTTTTCTCAATAAGACCACAGACAGTACAGTACTAAAAACTCCTCCAGACCACTACAGCTGCTCGGAGCTGCCAAGAGAAACAGGAGGGTGAGGGTGGATTAGAAGGTCGGACCCAACAGTTCACTTGTACTCGGTCGGCTCGTCTCCCTCTTCGCTGAGTAAACATGTGCGGATCAGTGCCTCGGTGACAGCATAGGGGTCGCAGTTGGCCGAAGGGCGGCGGTCTTCAAAGTAGCCCTTCTTCTCCTGGCCGACCGTGCGCGGGATGCGGATGCTAGCGCCTCGGTTGGCCACGCCGGCAGAGAACTCGTGGATGTTGGAAGTCTCGTGGTAGCCGGTCAGGCGCCTGGCGTTGTCCAGGCCCCCCTTGGGGTCGTAGGCGCGGATGTGGTAGTTGTGCCTTCTACCGAGCTTCTCAATAGACTCCTCAATAAATCTGCAGGCAGAGAGACAAGCAATCCCAAATTAAATGGAGAAACTGAACCAAGATGGCATTCACGCCAAGCCTTGCTGCCTCTATGAAAGCATGATTTCAGGAAAGCTATGCTTAACAGTAATTTACCTTAATCCACCTTCTTCACGCATCTCCTTGGTGCTGAAGTTGGTGTGGCAGCCAGCGCCATTCCAGTTTCCGGGGATGGGCTTAGGGTCAAATGAGGCCACCACCCCAAAGTCTTCACATACCCTGTGCAGAATGAAGCGGGCGGCCCATAGGTGGTCACCCATGTTTATGCCCTCGCAGGGCCCCACCTGGAACTCCCACTGTGAACCAACAGAGAAACCATTAATACAAAAGGGAAAACCACCATTTGTATTCGATACTAAAGAACCATTTATTTCACATAACCAGTACCCTTCAATTGAACTAAAATCCATTGTATAGTTAGATTTATTCCTTTGTTAATGTAGTCAAGCTGTCACCAAAATGAGGACATACCTGAGCAGGCATCACTTCTGCATTGGTGCCACAGATCTCTACGCCAGCATAGAGGCATGCCCTGTAGTGGGCCTCCACAATGTCTCGACCGTATGCCTTGTCAGCTCCGACACCGCAGTAGTACGGTCCTGATGAAAAAACAGACTTAGAACTACAGGGCCAGCAGAGAGCACAGTGAACGACTCTCATCTCTGGTCGCAGCCCGAGCCACACTCTTTAGCAGCACTCACCTTGGGGACCAGGGAAACCATTGGATGGCCAGCCAAAGGGATGCCCATCCGTCCCCAAGAT carries:
- the glulb gene encoding glutamine synthetase; amino-acid sequence: MATSASAKLSKAVKQQYLELPQGDKVQAMYIWIDGTGEGLRCKTRTLDSEPKSIEDLPEWNFDGSSTYQSEGSNSDMYLIPSAMFRDPFRKDPNKLVLCEVLKYNRKPAETNLRLSCNKVMEMVRNQVPWFGMEQEYTILGTDGHPFGWPSNGFPGPQGPYYCGVGADKAYGRDIVEAHYRACLYAGVEICGTNAEVMPAQWEFQVGPCEGINMGDHLWAARFILHRVCEDFGVVASFDPKPIPGNWNGAGCHTNFSTKEMREEGGLRFIEESIEKLGRRHNYHIRAYDPKGGLDNARRLTGYHETSNIHEFSAGVANRGASIRIPRTVGQEKKGYFEDRRPSANCDPYAVTEALIRTCLLSEEGDEPTEYK